One window of Pseudomonas sp. ML2-2023-3 genomic DNA carries:
- a CDS encoding 2-hydroxyacid dehydrogenase: MTNTQRAVFLDYTSLDLGDLDLDPLRRSFGDLQVWSDTTSGNVIERLQGASVAISNKVQLNAHTLAACPELKLILVAATGTNNVDLEAARAQGITVANCQGYGTPSVAQHTLGMLLALATRLVDYNKAVADGQWQQAKQFCLLDFPIVELEGKTLGLFGHGELGSAVARLAEAFGMRVLIGQIPGRPAHADRLPLDELLPQVDALTFHCPLTEHTRNFIGARELALLKPGAFVVNTARGGIIDEQALADALRSGHLGGAATDVLSVEPPRDGNVLLSADIPRLIITPHSAWGSREARQRIVGQLAQNAEAFFNGTALRVVS, translated from the coding sequence ATGACTAACACTCAGCGCGCCGTATTCCTTGATTACACCTCACTGGATCTGGGCGACCTCGACCTTGACCCGCTGCGTCGAAGCTTCGGCGATCTGCAGGTGTGGTCGGACACCACCTCCGGGAATGTGATCGAGCGTCTGCAAGGCGCTAGTGTAGCCATCAGCAACAAAGTCCAGCTCAACGCCCACACCCTCGCCGCGTGCCCGGAGCTGAAGCTGATTCTGGTAGCCGCCACCGGCACCAACAACGTCGACCTTGAAGCAGCCCGCGCACAGGGGATTACCGTCGCCAACTGCCAGGGATACGGCACGCCCTCGGTGGCACAGCACACCCTGGGCATGCTGCTGGCACTGGCGACACGCCTGGTCGACTACAACAAGGCCGTGGCCGACGGCCAGTGGCAGCAAGCCAAACAGTTCTGCCTGCTGGACTTCCCGATTGTGGAGCTGGAAGGCAAGACCCTGGGCCTGTTCGGCCATGGCGAGCTGGGCAGTGCGGTGGCCAGGCTGGCCGAAGCCTTCGGCATGCGCGTATTGATCGGCCAGATCCCGGGCCGCCCGGCCCATGCCGACCGCCTGCCGCTGGACGAACTGCTGCCCCAGGTCGACGCCCTGACCTTCCACTGCCCGCTCACTGAACACACGCGCAACTTTATCGGTGCCCGCGAGCTGGCACTGCTCAAGCCCGGAGCCTTTGTGGTCAACACCGCACGCGGCGGCATCATCGACGAACAGGCACTGGCCGACGCCCTGCGCAGCGGCCATCTGGGTGGTGCGGCGACCGACGTGCTGAGCGTCGAACCTCCCCGCGACGGCAACGTGCTGCTGTCAGCCGACATCCCGCGCCTGATCATTACCCCGCACAGCGCGTGGGGCAGCCGCGAGGCGCGCCAGCGCATCGTCGGCCAACTGGCACAAAACGCCGAAGCGTTCTTCAACGGTACAGCGCTGCGGGTCGTCAGTTGA
- a CDS encoding LysE family translocator, with amino-acid sequence MYWTEFLTVALIHLLAVASPGPDFAVVVRESVTHGRRAGIFTAFGVGTAIFVHVGYSLLGIGIIVSQSIVLFNALKWLAAAYLLYIGFKALRAKPADPAALAAALPVGERTARGAFTSGFVTNGLNPKATLFFLSLFTVVINPHTPLSIQAGYGVYLAVATGLWFCMVAMLFSHQRVRTGFARMGHWFDRTMGAVLVALGVKLAFTEMH; translated from the coding sequence ATGTACTGGACAGAATTTTTGACCGTTGCCCTGATTCACCTGTTGGCTGTGGCCAGCCCCGGGCCGGATTTTGCCGTGGTGGTTCGCGAGAGCGTGACCCACGGTCGCCGCGCCGGCATCTTTACCGCCTTTGGTGTTGGCACGGCGATTTTCGTCCATGTCGGTTATTCGCTATTGGGCATCGGGATCATTGTGTCGCAATCCATTGTGCTGTTTAACGCCCTGAAGTGGCTGGCAGCGGCTTACCTGCTGTACATCGGCTTCAAGGCGCTGAGGGCCAAGCCGGCCGATCCGGCAGCACTGGCCGCCGCCTTGCCGGTGGGCGAGCGTACGGCTCGCGGTGCGTTCACTTCGGGTTTTGTGACCAATGGCCTGAACCCCAAGGCGACACTGTTTTTCCTGTCGTTGTTCACCGTGGTGATCAACCCGCATACGCCGCTGTCGATCCAGGCGGGCTATGGCGTGTACCTCGCGGTTGCCACCGGGCTGTGGTTTTGCATGGTCGCCATGCTGTTCAGCCATCAGCGCGTACGCACCGGCTTTGCCCGCATGGGCCATTGGTTTGATCGCACCATGGGCGCGGTGCTGGTGGCGCTGGGCGTGAAGCTGGCGTTTACCGAGATGCACTGA
- a CDS encoding DUF1302 domain-containing protein, whose product MSSVNRSWRRAKLALAVSLASTSAWGVSFNIGPVEGQIDSELSIGASWSTAKADRNLIGANNGGKGQSEISDDGRLNFKRGETFSKIFTGMHALELKYGDSGLYVRGKYWYDFELQDDSRPFKAISDRGRKASAQSAGTQLLDAFVYHNYAIADQPGAVRLGKQVVSWGESEFIGGGINGINPTDASAYRRPGTEYKDGLVPVNLFYISQNLTDNLSADAFYQLDWEQSEADNCGTFFSRSDVMADGCSGNYRVMSKRSALDVADLAALTGAGVDVNGEGVLVRRGADRNARNSGQFGVAMHYVFEPLDTEFGAYFMNYHSRDPILSAGAAPQSAYNAASGAGALAPMIVAGHSSYYVEYPEDIRLYGLSFATTLSTGTRWKGELSYRPNAPVQLNSNDLLYANVTLLPGLADASPLTVTPGADVQGYRRKEITRFQTSLSHVFDNAMGANRLTVTGEVGVTYVGGLDSPSDLRYGRDPVFGSGGNDGFTTATSWGYRGRAVWEYNSVLPGVNLKPNLGWSHDISGYSPGPNANFEEGRKAITFGLDGEYQSTYTSSLSYTNFFGGRYNTLSDRDFVALTLGVKF is encoded by the coding sequence ATGTCCTCAGTCAACCGGTCCTGGCGCCGCGCCAAGCTGGCGCTGGCAGTCAGCCTCGCGTCGACGTCCGCCTGGGGCGTAAGCTTCAATATCGGCCCGGTCGAGGGCCAGATCGATTCCGAGTTGTCCATCGGGGCCAGTTGGTCCACCGCCAAGGCCGACCGTAACTTGATTGGCGCCAACAATGGCGGCAAGGGGCAATCCGAAATCTCGGATGATGGCCGCCTCAACTTCAAGCGCGGCGAAACCTTCTCAAAGATTTTTACCGGCATGCACGCGCTGGAGCTGAAGTACGGTGACAGTGGCCTGTACGTGCGCGGCAAGTATTGGTATGACTTCGAACTGCAAGACGACAGTCGCCCCTTCAAAGCCATCAGTGACCGCGGACGAAAAGCCAGTGCCCAATCTGCCGGTACACAACTGCTGGATGCCTTCGTGTATCACAACTACGCAATTGCCGATCAGCCTGGCGCGGTGCGTCTGGGCAAGCAGGTGGTCAGTTGGGGCGAAAGCGAATTTATCGGTGGCGGGATCAATGGGATCAACCCCACTGACGCGTCTGCCTATCGGCGTCCAGGTACTGAATACAAAGACGGCCTGGTGCCGGTCAACCTGTTCTATATCTCGCAAAACCTGACCGACAACCTGTCGGCCGACGCTTTTTATCAACTGGATTGGGAGCAATCGGAAGCGGATAACTGCGGGACGTTTTTCTCCCGGTCCGACGTGATGGCTGACGGTTGCAGCGGTAACTATCGCGTGATGAGCAAGCGCTCGGCGCTCGATGTGGCGGACCTCGCGGCCCTCACCGGCGCGGGTGTCGACGTGAACGGCGAGGGCGTGCTGGTGCGTCGCGGAGCCGATCGCAATGCGCGCAACAGCGGCCAGTTTGGCGTGGCCATGCACTATGTGTTTGAGCCGCTGGACACCGAGTTTGGTGCCTACTTCATGAATTACCACAGCCGCGACCCGATCCTCAGCGCGGGCGCTGCGCCGCAGTCGGCCTACAACGCGGCATCAGGTGCAGGGGCGCTGGCGCCGATGATCGTCGCCGGTCACTCCAGCTACTACGTCGAATACCCCGAAGATATCCGTCTGTATGGTTTGAGCTTCGCCACGACGTTATCCACAGGCACGCGCTGGAAAGGCGAGTTGAGCTATCGCCCCAATGCGCCGGTGCAACTCAACAGCAATGACCTGCTGTATGCCAATGTCACGCTGCTGCCCGGGCTTGCAGACGCATCGCCATTGACCGTGACTCCCGGCGCGGATGTGCAGGGTTATCGGCGCAAGGAAATTACCCGGTTCCAGACCTCGCTCAGCCATGTTTTCGACAACGCCATGGGGGCCAATCGCCTGACCGTGACCGGTGAAGTGGGTGTGACGTATGTGGGCGGACTGGATAGCCCCTCAGACCTGCGTTATGGCCGGGACCCGGTGTTCGGTTCAGGCGGCAACGACGGCTTCACCACTGCCACTTCCTGGGGCTACCGTGGCCGGGCGGTGTGGGAATACAACAGCGTCCTGCCCGGTGTGAACCTCAAGCCCAATCTGGGCTGGTCCCATGACATCAGCGGCTATTCCCCTGGCCCCAATGCCAACTTCGAAGAGGGTCGCAAAGCCATCACCTTCGGTCTGGACGGCGAATACCAAAGCACTTACACCAGCAGCCTGTCGTACACCAATTTCTTTGGCGGGCGCTACAACACCCTCAGTGACCGGGATTTTGTAGCGTTGACGCTGGGCGTAAAGTTCTGA
- a CDS encoding ABC transporter substrate-binding protein — MKKTELLGVLALCAASLMAHADEAPLRIGIEAAYPPFSFRTPEGEVSGFDYDIGNALCEEMKAKCTWVVQEFDGMIPSLKVRKVDAVLSSMSITEDRLKSVDFSKKYYHTPGKFAMKAGNVLTDPKVDLKGKRLGVQRSSTYDRFATEQLEPAGVVVVRYSTQNEAFLDLASGRLDATLADIVYTDESFIKTPAGKDYALVGPDINDPKYFGRGAGIAVRKGDTANAARLSAAIDAIRANGKYDQVMAKYFTYDIYGQR, encoded by the coding sequence TTGAAAAAGACAGAACTTCTAGGTGTATTGGCACTTTGCGCTGCGAGCCTTATGGCTCACGCCGATGAAGCGCCGCTGCGCATCGGCATCGAGGCGGCCTATCCGCCATTCTCCTTCAGAACCCCTGAGGGTGAAGTCAGTGGTTTTGACTACGACATCGGCAATGCGCTGTGTGAAGAAATGAAGGCCAAGTGCACCTGGGTCGTCCAGGAGTTCGACGGCATGATCCCTTCACTTAAAGTGCGCAAGGTTGATGCGGTGCTGTCTTCGATGTCGATTACCGAAGACCGCCTCAAGTCGGTGGATTTCAGCAAAAAGTACTACCACACCCCCGGCAAGTTCGCGATGAAGGCGGGCAATGTGCTCACCGACCCCAAGGTCGACCTCAAGGGCAAGCGTCTCGGCGTGCAGCGTTCTTCGACGTATGACCGCTTTGCAACCGAACAGCTGGAGCCGGCGGGCGTCGTGGTCGTGCGCTACTCCACCCAGAATGAAGCCTTCCTCGACCTGGCCTCGGGCCGTCTGGACGCCACCCTGGCGGACATCGTCTACACCGACGAGAGTTTTATCAAAACCCCGGCTGGCAAGGATTACGCCCTGGTTGGTCCTGATATCAACGACCCGAAATACTTCGGGCGTGGTGCCGGTATTGCGGTGCGCAAAGGCGACACCGCCAACGCTGCACGCCTGAGCGCAGCCATTGATGCGATACGCGCCAACGGTAAATACGACCAGGTCATGGCCAAGTACTTTACGTACGACATCTACGGCCAACGCTAA
- a CDS encoding ABC transporter permease, with protein sequence MLHGYGSSILDGAWLTVNLALTSMALAIALGLVGAAFRLSPVKWLARLGEGYTTVIRGIPDLVLILLIFYGGQDLINRIALALGYTGYIDINPFIAGVCTMGFIFGAYLSETFRGAFMAIPAGQAEAGQAYGMSRSQVFWRILVPQMIRFALPGFTNNWLVLTKSTALISVIGLQDMMFKAKNAADATHEPFTFFLAVAVLYLMLTSVSLLVLRYLERHFSVGIKAAEL encoded by the coding sequence ATGCTCCACGGCTACGGATCGAGCATTCTCGATGGTGCCTGGCTGACCGTGAACCTTGCCCTGACGTCCATGGCCCTGGCGATTGCCCTGGGTCTGGTGGGTGCGGCCTTTCGCTTGTCTCCGGTCAAATGGCTGGCGCGGCTGGGGGAGGGCTATACCACGGTGATTCGGGGTATCCCTGATCTGGTACTGATCCTGCTGATCTTTTATGGCGGCCAGGACCTGATCAACCGCATCGCGCTGGCGCTGGGCTACACCGGCTACATCGATATCAATCCCTTTATCGCCGGTGTCTGCACGATGGGCTTCATTTTCGGCGCCTATCTGTCGGAAACCTTTCGGGGTGCCTTCATGGCCATCCCCGCAGGTCAGGCCGAGGCGGGACAGGCGTATGGCATGAGCCGTTCACAGGTGTTCTGGCGAATTCTGGTGCCGCAGATGATCCGCTTCGCCCTGCCGGGGTTCACCAACAACTGGCTGGTGCTGACCAAGTCCACGGCGTTGATTTCGGTTATCGGCTTGCAGGACATGATGTTCAAAGCCAAGAACGCAGCGGATGCGACCCACGAACCGTTTACGTTTTTCCTCGCCGTGGCGGTGTTGTATCTGATGCTGACCAGCGTGTCCTTGCTGGTGCTGCGTTATCTGGAAAGACACTTTTCGGTCGGCATAAAAGCCGCCGAACTGTGA
- a CDS encoding ABC transporter permease produces the protein MMLDYNLIWESLPLYFSGALVTLKVLLISLFFGLMLAIPLALMRVSRSPLINFPAWVYTYVIRGTPMLVQLFLIYFGLAQFEAVRQSVLWPYLSSATFCACLAFAINTSAYSAELLAGSLKSTPHGEIEAGKAMGMSRATLFRRILLPSALRRVLPQYSNEVLMMLQTTSLASIVTLVDITGAARTVSARYYLPFEAFVTAAIFYLVLTFILVRLFKLAERRWLAYLAPRKH, from the coding sequence ATGATGCTCGACTACAACCTGATCTGGGAAAGCCTGCCGCTGTATTTCAGTGGCGCCCTGGTGACTCTCAAAGTTCTGCTGATTTCACTGTTCTTCGGGCTGATGCTGGCCATTCCGCTGGCCTTGATGCGGGTTTCGCGCTCGCCCCTGATCAACTTTCCGGCCTGGGTTTACACCTACGTTATCCGTGGCACGCCGATGCTGGTGCAGTTGTTTTTGATCTATTTCGGTCTGGCGCAGTTTGAGGCGGTACGCCAAAGCGTGCTGTGGCCCTACCTTTCCAGTGCCACCTTTTGCGCGTGTCTGGCCTTTGCAATCAATACCAGTGCCTACAGCGCTGAACTGTTGGCGGGCAGCTTGAAATCCACCCCCCACGGCGAGATCGAGGCCGGTAAAGCCATGGGCATGTCACGGGCGACCCTGTTTCGCAGGATTCTCCTGCCGTCGGCCCTGCGCCGCGTGTTGCCGCAGTACAGCAACGAAGTGCTGATGATGCTGCAGACCACCAGCCTGGCGTCGATTGTCACCCTGGTCGACATCACTGGTGCCGCGCGTACGGTCAGTGCGCGCTACTACCTGCCGTTTGAGGCCTTTGTGACCGCGGCCATTTTTTATCTGGTCCTGACCTTCATTCTGGTTCGTCTGTTCAAGCTCGCCGAGCGCCGCTGGTTGGCGTATCTGGCACCGCGCAAGCACTAA
- a CDS encoding succinylglutamate desuccinylase/aspartoacylase family protein, translating into MEHIKYLLPWTASGTERHLSLFRFGQGQRKAYIQASLHADELPGMRVAVELKRRLLELEEQGRLNGVVELVPMANPIGIGQMFQATHQGRFEFSSGKNFNRDFPALADAVADRLEGQLGADADTNIARVRSAMLAVLDELPAPASELDALRCLLMRHACDADVVLDLHCDFESIMLLYAMPQNWPRLQSLAARLQAGAALLAEDAGGSAFDEACAIPWLQLAGRFPEADIPLACVAATIELRGMADTEAEPCAQSAEAILGYLADQGLINGDWSTAPTDCCEATPFAGAQYAYAPHPGVVSFIQPLGARVTVGDPLFEVIDPITDRHSVVRADTDGILYARERLRFAQPGLWLAKVAGSTLIRQGRLLSD; encoded by the coding sequence ATGGAACACATCAAGTACCTTTTGCCGTGGACTGCTTCGGGCACAGAACGCCATTTGTCCCTGTTTCGTTTTGGTCAGGGGCAGCGCAAGGCTTATATCCAGGCCTCTTTGCATGCCGACGAGTTGCCGGGGATGCGGGTTGCCGTTGAGCTCAAGCGCCGTCTGCTCGAGCTTGAAGAGCAGGGCCGTCTGAATGGGGTGGTCGAATTGGTGCCCATGGCCAATCCCATCGGTATTGGCCAGATGTTCCAGGCCACCCATCAGGGGCGTTTCGAGTTTTCCAGCGGCAAGAATTTCAATCGTGACTTTCCGGCCCTGGCCGACGCCGTGGCAGACAGGCTGGAGGGGCAGTTAGGTGCGGATGCTGACACCAATATCGCGCGGGTGCGCAGCGCCATGCTCGCTGTTCTGGATGAGTTGCCGGCTCCGGCTTCTGAGCTGGATGCCTTGCGTTGCCTGCTGATGCGCCATGCCTGTGACGCTGATGTGGTGCTGGACCTGCACTGTGACTTCGAGTCGATCATGCTGCTGTACGCCATGCCGCAAAACTGGCCGCGCCTGCAGTCACTGGCTGCCCGGCTGCAGGCCGGTGCCGCATTGCTGGCGGAGGATGCAGGCGGCAGCGCGTTTGATGAGGCGTGTGCGATCCCCTGGCTGCAGCTCGCCGGGCGCTTTCCCGAGGCGGATATTCCGTTGGCGTGTGTGGCTGCAACCATTGAGTTGCGCGGCATGGCGGATACCGAGGCCGAGCCGTGTGCACAGAGCGCCGAGGCAATTTTGGGGTATCTCGCCGATCAGGGTTTGATCAATGGCGATTGGTCGACGGCACCGACCGACTGTTGCGAGGCGACGCCGTTTGCAGGCGCGCAGTACGCCTATGCACCCCATCCCGGGGTGGTGAGTTTTATTCAGCCACTGGGGGCTCGGGTCACGGTGGGCGATCCACTGTTTGAAGTGATCGACCCGATCACTGACCGTCATAGCGTGGTGCGTGCCGACACTGACGGCATCCTCTATGCCCGCGAGCGCCTGCGCTTTGCCCAGCCCGGGTTGTGGCTGGCCAAAGTTGCTGGCAGCACCCTAATTCGCCAAGGCCGCCTGCTGAGCGACTGA
- a CDS encoding ATP-binding cassette domain-containing protein, with product MYKLEVRDLHKSYGSHEVLKGVSLEAKAGDVISIIGSSGSGKSTFLRCINLLEQPDSGSIVLNGEALKLVASKSAGLKAADPKQLQRLRSRLSMVFQHFNLWSHMTALENVMEAPVHVLGMGKREAREKAEHYLNKVGVAHRMSAWPAHMSGGEQQRVAIARALAMEPEVMLFDEPTSALDPELVGDVLKVMQDLALEGRTMVVVTHEMGFAREVSNQLVFLHQGVVEERGDPRKVLLDPQSLRLQQFLSGSLK from the coding sequence ATGTACAAACTTGAAGTGCGCGATTTGCACAAAAGCTACGGTTCCCATGAAGTGCTCAAGGGCGTGTCTCTGGAGGCAAAGGCGGGGGATGTGATCAGCATCATCGGCTCCAGCGGCTCGGGCAAGAGTACTTTTTTGCGCTGCATCAACCTGCTGGAACAACCCGACTCGGGCAGCATCGTGCTCAATGGCGAAGCGCTGAAACTGGTGGCCAGCAAGAGCGCAGGGCTGAAGGCTGCCGATCCCAAGCAGTTGCAGCGTTTGCGTTCAAGGCTGTCGATGGTGTTTCAGCATTTCAACCTGTGGTCGCACATGACGGCCCTTGAAAATGTGATGGAGGCTCCGGTGCATGTGCTGGGCATGGGCAAGCGTGAGGCGCGGGAAAAGGCCGAGCACTACTTGAACAAAGTCGGGGTGGCGCACCGCATGAGCGCCTGGCCGGCGCACATGTCCGGCGGCGAACAACAGCGTGTGGCCATTGCCCGGGCGCTGGCAATGGAGCCGGAAGTGATGCTGTTTGATGAGCCGACTTCCGCGCTCGACCCCGAGTTGGTGGGCGACGTGCTCAAGGTCATGCAGGACCTGGCACTGGAGGGGCGCACCATGGTGGTTGTCACCCATGAAATGGGGTTTGCCCGCGAAGTTTCGAACCAACTGGTGTTCTTGCACCAGGGTGTTGTTGAGGAGCGTGGCGACCCGCGAAAAGTGCTGCTTGACCCTCAGTCCCTGCGGCTGCAGCAGTTTCTTTCGGGCAGTCTGAAATAG
- a CDS encoding MurR/RpiR family transcriptional regulator → MPSPSKNTTIYAAPVMRKLAEVAPHLQPSLRKVADFILRHPLRAATLTIEEMAQETATSPAAVNRLAKAMNLGGYTGMKAELVATLQQVVSPVDKLRNELAHRPDGAFGLHEQIQSASSNLATAATNNHPDTFEAFVTSLIKARKIYILGFGNSVYFAGLAASTLMPFCADATAISMEGGNENAAYRLAAITDQDVMLAISLPRYSIDTLQLSRFARERGACVLAITDSPASPLASIAEHVLFAPADHPVMTSSSIAVLALIEGLVAGVMARNKEAVKLATELTESVMSYLHIPVSSKASKK, encoded by the coding sequence ATGCCAAGCCCATCCAAAAACACCACTATTTATGCGGCTCCGGTCATGCGCAAGCTGGCAGAGGTCGCGCCCCACTTGCAGCCTTCATTGCGCAAGGTCGCGGACTTTATCCTGCGTCACCCGCTGCGGGCCGCAACGCTGACGATTGAGGAAATGGCCCAGGAAACGGCCACATCCCCGGCCGCGGTCAACCGGTTGGCCAAGGCCATGAACCTGGGGGGGTACACCGGCATGAAGGCCGAGCTGGTAGCGACGTTGCAGCAAGTGGTGTCGCCGGTAGACAAGCTTCGCAACGAGCTGGCCCATCGTCCTGACGGCGCATTTGGCCTGCATGAGCAAATCCAGAGCGCCAGCAGCAACCTCGCCACCGCGGCGACCAACAATCATCCGGATACGTTTGAAGCCTTTGTCACGAGCCTGATCAAGGCGCGCAAGATCTACATCCTGGGATTTGGCAATAGCGTCTACTTCGCGGGCCTGGCAGCTTCGACCCTGATGCCGTTCTGTGCCGATGCGACGGCCATCAGCATGGAGGGCGGTAATGAAAACGCCGCGTATCGCCTGGCTGCGATCACCGATCAGGACGTCATGCTGGCTATTTCCCTGCCGCGCTACTCCATCGACACCCTGCAGCTTTCACGCTTTGCCAGGGAGCGGGGCGCCTGTGTGCTGGCGATCACCGACTCACCGGCCTCGCCGTTGGCCAGTATTGCCGAGCACGTACTGTTTGCGCCTGCCGATCATCCGGTGATGACCAGCTCCAGCATTGCGGTGCTCGCTTTGATCGAAGGGCTGGTTGCAGGGGTGATGGCGCGTAATAAAGAAGCCGTCAAACTGGCAACCGAACTGACCGAAAGCGTGATGTCTTACCTGCATATTCCGGTGAGCAGCAAAGCGTCGAAAAAGTAA
- a CDS encoding OmpA family protein: MFISRRLIVAASAVALLAGCATPNPYDNQGQASSGTGLSKTATYGGLGALAGAVAGAAIDHNNRGKGALIGAAVAGLGAAGYGYYADKQEAALRASMANTGVEVQRQGDNITLVMPGNITFATNSANIAPSFYQPLNNLANSLKQFNNQNQIQIVGYTDSTGNYNYNMQLSQQRAQSVASYLTSQGVSGQYLSVRGAGPADPIASNATADGRAQNRRVQVTLAPIPGMQYQQPGQVQQYP; encoded by the coding sequence ATGTTCATCTCGCGTCGTTTGATTGTTGCAGCAAGCGCTGTTGCCTTGCTGGCCGGCTGCGCTACGCCTAACCCGTATGACAATCAGGGCCAGGCCTCTTCGGGGACGGGCTTGAGCAAAACGGCCACCTACGGCGGCCTGGGGGCCTTGGCCGGTGCTGTGGCCGGTGCTGCCATCGACCACAACAACCGTGGCAAGGGTGCGCTGATCGGCGCCGCCGTGGCGGGTCTGGGTGCTGCGGGTTATGGCTATTACGCTGACAAGCAAGAAGCGGCACTGCGTGCAAGCATGGCCAATACGGGCGTAGAAGTTCAGCGTCAGGGTGACAACATCACACTGGTGATGCCGGGCAACATTACCTTCGCCACCAACTCCGCCAACATCGCCCCAAGTTTCTATCAGCCGCTGAACAACCTGGCGAACTCGTTGAAGCAGTTCAACAACCAGAACCAGATTCAGATCGTGGGCTATACCGACAGCACCGGTAACTACAACTACAACATGCAGCTTTCGCAGCAGCGTGCGCAAAGCGTGGCGAGCTACCTGACGTCCCAGGGTGTCAGCGGCCAGTACCTGTCGGTACGTGGCGCAGGCCCTGCCGACCCGATTGCCAGCAACGCAACGGCTGACGGCCGTGCGCAAAACCGCCGTGTTCAAGTCACCCTGGCGCCGATCCCGGGCATGCAATACCAGCAGCCAGGCCAGGTGCAGCAGTACCCGTAA
- a CDS encoding ZapG family protein — protein sequence MEHSLLIWLLPTLALVAGVAIGFLVARLLPNAVPNRTQRQLDDIQERFDSYQSEVVTHFNTTANLVKKLTQSYQEVQEHLAEGANRLALDEQTRQRLLAALHSDVPQPHRERITPPHSTEPPLDYAPKSPNGPGMLDEHYGLKK from the coding sequence GTGGAACACTCGCTCTTGATTTGGTTGTTGCCGACTCTAGCCCTGGTTGCCGGTGTCGCCATTGGTTTTCTGGTTGCCCGTCTGTTGCCAAATGCCGTGCCTAACCGCACGCAGCGTCAGCTGGACGACATCCAGGAACGTTTTGACAGTTACCAAAGCGAAGTGGTTACCCACTTCAACACCACCGCCAATCTGGTGAAAAAGCTCACCCAGAGCTATCAGGAAGTGCAAGAACACCTCGCCGAGGGCGCCAACCGTCTGGCCCTGGACGAGCAAACTCGCCAACGCCTGCTGGCTGCCTTGCACTCCGATGTGCCACAACCGCATCGCGAGCGCATCACCCCGCCGCACAGCACCGAGCCGCCATTGGATTACGCCCCAAAAAGCCCCAACGGCCCGGGCATGCTCGATGAGCATTACGGTCTGAAAAAGTAA
- a CDS encoding alpha/beta fold hydrolase, which produces MLTRETPVVIDGPVGQLEALYLDSAEPRGLALLCHPNPVQGGTMMNKVVSTLQRTARDAGLITLRFNYRGVGASAGSHDMGTGEIDDALAAAHWLRAKHPELPITLIGFSFGGFVAASLGGQLEAEGEKLSHLFMIATAVSRLRDDYPLPQGCPLTVIQPEADEVIDPQLVYNWSNHLSRPHELLKVAECGHFFHGKLPELKELVAPRLSN; this is translated from the coding sequence TTGCTTACCCGCGAAACCCCCGTAGTAATTGATGGCCCGGTCGGCCAACTGGAAGCCTTGTACCTTGATTCTGCTGAGCCACGGGGCCTTGCGCTGCTGTGCCACCCTAATCCGGTGCAGGGCGGAACAATGATGAATAAAGTGGTTTCGACCCTGCAACGCACTGCCCGTGATGCTGGCCTGATTACCTTGCGATTTAATTACCGTGGTGTCGGCGCGAGCGCTGGCAGTCACGATATGGGCACTGGCGAAATCGACGACGCACTGGCTGCGGCTCATTGGTTGCGCGCCAAACACCCTGAATTGCCCATCACCCTGATCGGTTTTTCGTTTGGCGGCTTTGTCGCGGCCAGCCTGGGCGGGCAACTTGAGGCCGAGGGCGAAAAGCTGTCGCATCTGTTCATGATCGCTACAGCGGTCTCGCGTTTGCGTGACGACTACCCCTTGCCGCAAGGGTGCCCCTTGACGGTTATCCAGCCTGAAGCTGACGAAGTGATTGATCCGCAGTTGGTCTATAACTGGTCAAACCACCTGTCGCGCCCCCATGAGCTGCTGAAAGTGGCAGAATGCGGACACTTTTTTCACGGCAAGCTGCCCGAGCTCAAAGAGTTGGTAGCGCCACGCCTTTCGAATTGA